The proteins below come from a single Cupriavidus sp. P-10 genomic window:
- a CDS encoding FAD-linked oxidase C-terminal domain-containing protein, translated as MNATRDGWLAHPTDAERREARRAEVVSALEGVLPRDLILSQREDTQPFECDGLTAYRAQPLVVVLPETEEQVVAILRTCKTLGAPVVARGAGTGLSGGALPHEMGVLLSLARFNRIVRVDPVSCTAVVQCGVRNAAISEAAATYGLYYAPDPSSQIACTIGGNVAENSGGVHCLKYGLTLQNVMKVRGYTIQGEAIEFGSEALDVPGLDLLGVVVGSEGMLAVTLEVTVKLIPKPELARCIVASFDTVEAAGDAVANVIAAGIIPAGLELMDKPMTAAVEDFVHAGYDLDAAAILLCESDGTALEVEDEIVKMNAVLTASGATRLEASQDEAQRLRFWSGRKNAFPATGRMSPDYLCMDSTIPRKSLAAILRAISEMEVRYGLRCVNVFHAGDGNLHPLILFDANNPEELHQAEQFGAEILETSVTLGGTVTGEHGVGVEKLNSMCVQFSGAEREQMFALKRAFDPQSLLNPGKVIPTLHRCAEYGRMTVRRGMLPHPEIPRF; from the coding sequence ATGAATGCGACGCGTGACGGCTGGTTGGCACATCCTACTGACGCTGAGCGGAGGGAAGCCCGGCGTGCGGAAGTGGTTTCCGCGCTAGAAGGCGTGCTGCCTAGGGACCTTATCCTGTCGCAGCGCGAGGACACCCAGCCATTTGAATGCGATGGCCTTACGGCCTATCGGGCGCAGCCGCTCGTCGTGGTGCTTCCCGAAACAGAAGAGCAGGTTGTTGCCATTCTGCGAACGTGCAAGACGCTCGGTGCGCCCGTCGTGGCTCGGGGCGCAGGCACGGGATTGTCAGGCGGTGCGCTCCCACATGAGATGGGCGTGCTCCTTTCGCTCGCTCGTTTTAACCGGATCGTCAGGGTAGATCCTGTGAGTTGTACCGCAGTGGTCCAATGCGGTGTACGCAACGCCGCAATCAGTGAGGCAGCCGCTACGTATGGGCTGTACTACGCCCCCGATCCGTCCAGCCAGATTGCCTGCACGATCGGTGGAAACGTGGCCGAGAATTCCGGAGGCGTCCATTGCCTCAAGTACGGACTCACGTTGCAGAACGTAATGAAAGTACGGGGATACACCATTCAGGGCGAGGCGATAGAGTTTGGATCGGAAGCCCTTGATGTCCCTGGGCTCGATTTGCTCGGCGTCGTTGTAGGCAGTGAAGGGATGCTCGCAGTGACATTGGAAGTCACCGTCAAGTTAATTCCTAAGCCAGAACTTGCGCGATGCATCGTTGCAAGCTTCGACACCGTCGAAGCCGCTGGTGACGCCGTAGCCAACGTCATCGCGGCCGGCATCATCCCAGCCGGCCTGGAACTGATGGACAAGCCGATGACCGCCGCCGTAGAGGACTTCGTGCATGCTGGCTATGACCTGGACGCGGCCGCAATCCTATTGTGCGAGAGTGATGGGACGGCGTTGGAGGTCGAGGACGAGATTGTGAAGATGAATGCCGTCCTCACCGCCAGCGGGGCCACTCGTCTTGAAGCAAGTCAGGACGAGGCGCAGCGTCTTCGTTTCTGGAGCGGGCGAAAGAATGCATTTCCCGCGACGGGGCGCATGAGCCCGGATTACCTGTGCATGGATTCCACGATTCCTCGCAAGAGTCTCGCTGCGATCCTTCGAGCAATCAGCGAGATGGAGGTGCGCTATGGGCTTCGCTGCGTGAACGTGTTCCACGCCGGCGACGGGAATCTACATCCGCTGATCCTTTTCGACGCCAACAATCCCGAAGAACTGCACCAGGCGGAGCAATTCGGCGCAGAGATTCTGGAAACAAGCGTCACGCTTGGCGGGACGGTGACCGGAGAGCACGGTGTGGGCGTGGAGAAGCTGAACTCAATGTGCGTTCAGTTCTCAGGCGCAGAGCGAGAACAAATGTTTGCGCTGAAACGTGCATTCGATCCGCAATCGCTCTTGAATCCTGGGAAGGTAATTCCGACGCTGCATCGATGTGCCGAATATGGTCGCATGACTGTTCGGCGTGGGATGCTGCCGCATCCAGAAATCCCGAGGTTCTAG
- a CDS encoding LysR substrate-binding domain-containing protein: MALQHIPPIQCLVTFETVARLRSATRAADELCVTTSAVSHRIRQLESHLGVELFGRSDFTLSAHGAAYLANVRSGLAALQQMPVKNGKASSTRLRVAVTPTFSRQFLMPKLELFRNKYPDIDLILQVSIPFLDVTAEPSDLEIRYGAGGYADVDHRVVLSEEVAPACSPTYLNEFGPFEGFEMAGEIDQARLIRSPLEPWTTWFSACGLTRTEPHVGAQFNDLGLLYDAAACGFGVALVRTRMAQSWLEGGRLIRISDRSVPSQMAHYLCWEPGALERWECAAFMEWLTDSLS, from the coding sequence ATGGCCCTGCAACACATCCCGCCCATTCAATGTCTTGTCACCTTCGAGACGGTTGCAAGGCTTCGGAGCGCCACACGTGCCGCCGACGAGTTGTGTGTAACAACCAGCGCCGTGAGTCATCGAATCCGCCAGCTTGAATCTCACCTCGGTGTTGAACTCTTCGGGCGGAGTGACTTCACGCTTTCTGCACATGGTGCAGCGTACCTGGCGAATGTCCGAAGCGGCCTCGCTGCGCTACAGCAGATGCCGGTCAAAAATGGAAAAGCCTCTTCCACGCGACTGCGGGTCGCGGTGACCCCAACTTTCTCCAGGCAGTTCCTGATGCCCAAACTGGAACTGTTCCGCAACAAGTATCCGGACATCGACCTTATCTTGCAGGTCTCCATCCCATTCCTGGACGTCACAGCCGAGCCATCCGATTTGGAAATCCGGTACGGCGCGGGCGGATATGCGGACGTCGATCATCGCGTCGTTCTCTCGGAGGAGGTGGCGCCGGCTTGCAGCCCTACCTATCTCAACGAGTTCGGCCCCTTCGAAGGCTTCGAAATGGCGGGTGAAATCGACCAGGCGCGTCTGATACGTAGCCCGCTTGAGCCTTGGACGACATGGTTCTCCGCATGTGGATTGACGAGAACGGAGCCGCATGTGGGCGCTCAATTCAACGATCTAGGGCTTCTCTATGACGCAGCCGCGTGCGGGTTCGGCGTGGCACTAGTGAGGACCCGTATGGCGCAGTCATGGCTAGAGGGGGGGCGACTCATCCGCATATCGGATCGATCCGTGCCTTCACAGATGGCGCACTACTTATGCTGGGAACCTGGGGCCCTGGAGAGATGGGAGTGCGCCGCCTTTATGGAGTGGCTCACCGACTCGCTAAGTTGA
- a CDS encoding FAD-binding oxidoreductase — MQERRRKFYGWGYEGDTVTPDEIREFEAAWTRLLGVEHFEATPFPTPEEISLRKPRVQLPASLREICTSDHYDRLYHTYGAGTMDVARAMRREFSNPPDVIAYPRTEQDIVDLFDWCGRQNVAAVPYGGGTSVVAGVNPPEHDRYRGVVSIDMKHFNKVLEVDQTSQAARIQAGVLGPELERQLKPTGLTMRFFLQAWEFSSLGGWIATRAAGHFATAFTQIDDHVESMRVVTPQGAIESRRFPVSGSGPNPDRLFLGSEGALGIITEAWVKLHRRPVFRKQVTVRFRDYARAVEATRVLSQSGLNPANARLVEREEALYTGSSDGSYDILVLGFESADHPVEARLKRALEICAECGGEWDDDPVSGNQGGADAATSSWRNKFLRGPYLREYAIARGVMRETMETACTWDKFAALHAHVKAETHRAIREVTGRPGSVTCRFTHLYPDGPAPYFTWFAYGDKARLPEQFQAIKRIGEQAMVDAGGTVTHHHALGRDHRPWYDKERPELFCTALKAAKQAFDPHQVLNPGVLFDPS; from the coding sequence ATGCAGGAACGTCGTCGTAAGTTTTACGGGTGGGGCTATGAGGGTGACACCGTCACGCCGGACGAAATCCGGGAGTTCGAGGCAGCGTGGACACGCTTGCTGGGTGTCGAGCACTTCGAAGCGACACCTTTTCCGACGCCCGAAGAAATTTCGCTGCGCAAACCTCGCGTACAGCTGCCCGCGTCGCTTCGCGAAATCTGCACAAGCGATCATTACGACCGCCTGTATCACACCTACGGCGCGGGCACCATGGATGTTGCGCGCGCAATGCGCCGGGAATTTTCCAACCCGCCGGACGTCATCGCCTACCCGCGCACTGAGCAGGACATCGTGGACCTGTTCGACTGGTGCGGGCGCCAGAACGTTGCTGCAGTTCCGTACGGCGGCGGCACCAGCGTCGTGGCCGGCGTGAATCCGCCCGAGCACGATCGTTACCGTGGCGTGGTGTCCATCGACATGAAGCACTTCAACAAAGTGCTGGAGGTAGACCAAACATCGCAGGCCGCGCGCATTCAAGCGGGCGTCCTTGGCCCGGAGCTGGAACGACAGCTCAAGCCCACCGGCCTGACCATGCGATTCTTCCTGCAAGCGTGGGAGTTCTCGTCACTGGGGGGTTGGATCGCAACGCGAGCAGCAGGCCACTTTGCGACCGCGTTCACTCAGATCGACGACCACGTCGAGAGCATGCGAGTGGTAACGCCCCAGGGTGCCATTGAATCCCGACGTTTCCCGGTATCGGGTTCGGGACCCAATCCGGATCGACTTTTCCTCGGCTCCGAAGGCGCACTGGGCATCATTACCGAGGCGTGGGTCAAGCTTCACCGCCGGCCGGTCTTCCGCAAGCAGGTGACCGTACGTTTCCGTGACTATGCGCGCGCTGTCGAGGCCACACGGGTACTGTCTCAATCTGGACTGAACCCTGCCAATGCCCGCCTTGTGGAACGCGAAGAAGCCTTGTACACGGGTTCGAGCGACGGCAGCTATGACATTCTCGTGCTGGGATTCGAGTCCGCCGACCACCCGGTCGAGGCACGCCTGAAGCGAGCACTGGAAATTTGCGCGGAGTGCGGCGGCGAATGGGACGATGATCCGGTCAGCGGAAACCAAGGTGGTGCGGACGCTGCGACATCGAGCTGGCGAAACAAGTTCCTGCGCGGCCCATACCTGCGCGAGTACGCCATTGCTCGCGGCGTCATGCGCGAGACCATGGAAACCGCGTGCACGTGGGACAAGTTCGCCGCTCTTCACGCGCACGTCAAGGCAGAAACGCATCGGGCCATTCGCGAAGTTACCGGCCGCCCGGGTTCGGTGACTTGCCGCTTTACCCACCTCTACCCTGATGGCCCTGCGCCATATTTCACGTGGTTTGCCTATGGCGATAAGGCTCGATTGCCCGAGCAGTTCCAAGCGATCAAACGCATTGGAGAGCAAGCCATGGTGGACGCAGGCGGTACGGTGACCCACCACCATGCGCTTGGTCGGGACCATCGCCCTTGGTACGACAAGGAACGGCCGGAGCTGTTCTGCACCGCGCTAAAGGCCGCCAAGCAGGCCTTTGATCCGCACCAGGTCTTGAACCCTGGCGTGCTGTTCGACCCGAGCTAA